Proteins encoded together in one Camelina sativa cultivar DH55 chromosome 9, Cs, whole genome shotgun sequence window:
- the LOC104715520 gene encoding uncharacterized protein LOC104715520, with translation MKLLTISVTILVISMVFAQTATTTEARKLRKTKDQDHSKAGSTEKFVPTSPGSSLGVRHKKGNTNVEGFQDDFKPTEGRKLQKTNGEVHLKTGSTDDFAPTSPGHSPGVGHKKGNAKVEKFKDDFKHTEGTNGQTHFKTGSTDDFAPTSPGNSPGIGHKRGNGNVKGSKDDFAPTEERRLKKANGQDHFKTGTTDDFAPTSPGNSPGMGHKKGDDFKPTTPGHSPGIGHAVKNDEPTA, from the coding sequence atgaaACTACTCACTATCAGTGTGACCATTCTCGTGATCTCGATGGTATTTGCCCAAACAGCAACCACCACTGAAGCAAGAAAGTTGaggaaaacaaaagatcaaGATCATTCTAAAGCTGGATCTACAGAAAAATTCGTGCCTACTTCTCCAGGAAGCAGCCTTGGTGTGCGACATAAAAAAGGTAATACCAATGTTGAAGGGTTTCAAGATGACTTCAAGCCCACGGAAGGAAGAAAGTTGCAGAAAACGAACGGTGAAGTTCATTTAAAAACCGGATCAACAGACGATTTCGCGCCTACTTCCCCAGGACACAGCCCCGGGGTGGGGCATAAAAAAGGAAACGCCAAAGTTGAAAAGTTTAAAGATGACTTCAAACACACGGAAGGAACCAACGGTCAGACTCACTTCAAAACAGGATCTACGGACGATTTTGCACCGACTTCTCCCGGAAACAGTCCTGGGATCGGCCACAAGAGAGGAAATGGGAATGTTAAGGGGTCTAAAGATGACTTCGCACCCACGGAAGAAAGACGATTGAAGAAAGCCAACGGTCAAGATCATTTCAAAACTGGAACAACGGATGATTTCGCACCTACTTCTCCAGGAAACAGTCCCGGGATGGGACATAAGAAAGGAGATGACTTCAAACCCACAACACCAGGACATAGCCCCGGGATTGGTCATGCTGTCAAGAACGATGAACCTACAGCTTAG